In Candidatus Baltobacteraceae bacterium, the DNA window GGCATGTTTTCGAAGTACGGCGGTTTCTTGACGTATTCGGATTTCGGATCCCACGTGAAGCGTTCGCCGGAGGGTACGTCGAGCTGCGCCCAATGATCGTCGCCGCGGAACACGTCGGAATAGGTCGACTTGAACATCTCGTCATTGATGGCTTCGGCCATTACGGTGTTGATCTCGGCGTTCGACGGCCAGATATCTTTCAAATAGACGGGTTTTCCGTCGTCGCCGATACCGAGCGGCTCGGTCGTCAGGTCGAGATCCATGCGGCCGGCGAGCGCGTACGCGACGACCAGCGGCGGCGAGGCGAGATAGTTCGCGCGCACTTGCGGATGAATGCGCCCTTCGAAGTTGCGGTTGCCCGAGAGCACCGCGGCCACGATCGAATCGTTCTCGGCGACGGCTTCGGCGATCTTCTCCGGGAGCGGGCCGCTGTTGCCGATGCACGTGGTGCAGCCGTAGCCGACGATGTTGAACCCGAGGCCGTCGAGGTGCTGCTGCAGGCCGGCTTTCGCGAGATAGTCGGTAACGACTTTGGAGCCCGGCGCGAGCGAGGTTTTTACCCACGGGCGCGTTTTTAGTCCGCGCTGCAGCGCGTTGCGCGCCAACAGCCCGGCGGCGATCAGCACCGAGGGATTGCTCGTGTTCGTGCAACTCGTGATCGCGGCGATAACGACCGATCCGTCGGCGACCTGCGTGCTCGCATGCGTCGCGACCGCGGTTCCGCCGCCGCCTTCGTTCTCAAAGTTCGAAGCCGGGCTTGCGGGCTTGGCATCGCGCGCTTCGACCCACGCTTCCAACGCTTTGTTGAACGTCGATTTCACGCTGTGCAGCGGTACGCGATCCTGCGGACGGCGCGGTCCGGCGAGATTGGGCTCGACGGTGCTCAAATCGAGCGCGAGCGTATCGGTGAAAGCGGGATCGGCCGTTTCATCGGTGCGGAACATGCCTTGCGCTTTTGCGTACGCCTCAACGAGCGCGATGTGATCGGCGGCGCGGCCGGTCAGACGTAAATAGTCGAGCGTCTGTGCGTCGATCGGGAAGATCGCGCAGGTCGAACCGTACTCCGGCGACATATTGCCGATCGTCACGCGATCGGAGACGCTTAGGTTGCTCAAGCCCTTTCCGTAGAACTCGACGAACTTGCCGACGACGCCCTTCTTACGCAAGAGTTCGGTGACGGTCAGCACGAGATCGGTGGCGGTCACGCCCTCGCGCAATTCTCCGTCGATGCGAAAACCGACGACTTCGGGGATCAGCATCGTGACGGGTTGCCCCAGCATCGCCGCCTCGGCTTCGATCCCGCCGACGCCCCACGCGAGCACGCCGAGGCCGTTGGCCATCGTCGTGTGCGAATCGGTTCCCACGACCGTGTCGGGGT includes these proteins:
- the acnA gene encoding aconitate hydratase AcnA; the protein is MNQHVNSFNALDRLTVGDRSYSYYRLDALEKAGLKNVSRLPYSMKILLENLLRFEDGRSVSKDDIEALADWNPHEPPEREIAYRPARVLLQDFTGVPCVVDLAVMRDAMADMQGDPRAINPLQPVELVIDHSVQVDFFGTPEALKQNADIEFERNRERYAFLKWGQAALANFRVVPPDTGIVHQVNIEYLSRVIFGAGGAGVTADAEATAAYPDTVVGTDSHTTMANGLGVLAWGVGGIEAEAAMLGQPVTMLIPEVVGFRIDGELREGVTATDLVLTVTELLRKKGVVGKFVEFYGKGLSNLSVSDRVTIGNMSPEYGSTCAIFPIDAQTLDYLRLTGRAADHIALVEAYAKAQGMFRTDETADPAFTDTLALDLSTVEPNLAGPRRPQDRVPLHSVKSTFNKALEAWVEARDAKPASPASNFENEGGGGTAVATHASTQVADGSVVIAAITSCTNTSNPSVLIAAGLLARNALQRGLKTRPWVKTSLAPGSKVVTDYLAKAGLQQHLDGLGFNIVGYGCTTCIGNSGPLPEKIAEAVAENDSIVAAVLSGNRNFEGRIHPQVRANYLASPPLVVAYALAGRMDLDLTTEPLGIGDDGKPVYLKDIWPSNAEINTVMAEAINDEMFKSTYSDVFRGDDHWAQLDVPSGERFTWDPKSEYVKKPPYFENMP